The DNA segment TGCACTTTTGTCCAGATCAATAATGTTGGCTAAGTTAGTAAGAGGTCCATTTGTCAGTACAGTGAGCTTTTCCCCTGGCTGCAGTGCCCTCGAGATGGACTGCCAAACTTCCAGAGCTAATGCCTGTCTAAGTTTAGGCTGATCAGTGTTTCCTAGTGCTCCAAACCTCACAGGATTTTCAACTGTGTAGCTGGAATAAATTGCAACATACTTGGCATTAGAAAGACACAAGTAAAGAATAAACATCAGAGTTAGTAATGCATTTCCTTCTCGACAGAAAGATCTAAATATTTCCTTTGAATCCAACAGCCGTTGCAGGATGCAAGAAAATGTACCTCCTGGGACTCCGGGGCAGTGTTCGACCAAGTCCATAGAGTGTATCGGAGTCGAGAAGTCCACCACTGCCCTGTGGAATGGCCTTCACGTACTTGCATCCGAGACTTGGTGCGCCTAAAGCAGTGAGATTTCCCAGACCAACCGGAACATCATCACGGCCCATCATGTGCAGCACATCGTAGATGATGTCTATGGTGGCGGCGGTTGCCCATCCATTGCCGCTCACTAGTATTCCCTATGAACAAAGACGATGACAGCAACAAGGATTAGAATTGGTATTCATGTTTTCCTTAAGTTCATGCATCAGACTGCAACCTTGAGGTCTACGATATCCACAGGAGCTTTGAGCAGATAGATGAGTGCAATGAAGTCTCCAGCGCTCATGTCCATGTCCAACACCACCGGCCTTCCCCGCGTTCGACTTGTACGATTTGGCTTGTAGAGGATTTCTCTGTAAAACGGGAACTCTGTTGTGAAGTTGAAACGCCCAGATGGGTGGTGGACATTGAGAACCTGCGTTTCAAAGCGAGCACGCTGTTATGTTTCAGGTATACTTCATTGCAGACATGGAATCATCTTAAGTCTGTGACATGATAAATTTGAAATTTCAAAGCATGTAGAAATGAAGCTTTTCTTGCATCTGGAATACAGATCATTTATTCACATGGTGGTCGATGTAACATGAACAATCACTGGTTCCAAACACTTACATCCAGAAAGCTTTTGAAGAACTGCCTGTTTAATGGACTGTGAACATCCTGGTTAGGTTTTGCTTCCTGTGCAACAAGTACTTGAACTGCTTCTGGACCGGCTACTTCCTTGGTGTACCCATCCTGTATGTGCAATACCCTCAAATATCACTAATTGAAAGTGCAGAAGATAGTGCGGGAAGGAAGAAGATGttggaactaaatttgtgaagacAGTAAGGATGTTCAttctttcaaaaaaaattaaatatattaaaaatttataaaataaatcaaattgacTATTGATTATCGAGAAAAGTTTCTTGAAAaagaaatattcatattttaCGAGGATTATATAAATCTGGGCTACGAAAGATATAAAGTTTTTAagtaaaacataaaatatttttatcttatcCTTACTCGTCATTTGTATGATAGCACTATCTCTTCTCCTTATATAGTTCAATATTCAGTATCTAAATTCAAATTAAGCTAACACCTCTTCCTTAAGTACCATCTAATGATATATGGTGTATCAAAATGACGGTTCTTATAGGCTCCTATGATATATGAAAGTTTGTAGAGGATGGAATTGTTTAATCATATCCAACAAAAGAAGGAATAATGAATATAGAAGTAAGAAAATAACTCAAAAATTAAagggagaaaaagagaaaaatctTTATTTATGATTTACCGAGGGCTTAATGATACAATATTCAAGATCATTATTTCAGCAAAAACTTCAAAAGAGGATTGAGAAATACTTCAACAAGCATTTGATGGTATGGATAAGGTAAAAAAGTTCTGTTTCTTCTAGTTTTATGAGttgagtttgaaaaattacattACGGtacttgaatttatttttgtttactttttaaaaaatattttctattattcatcaaataagaTAAAATAATGAATAACTAAGTGatcaaatagaaataaaaaaaaatactaagatctctagatccaaagtttaattttattattagagCGATTGAAGAGTCTAAATATTTGAAATAAATATCTTTAAAACAACTAATGAGTTTTCTTCAAGTTCATATACAAAGacttataaaaagagaagaaGTCAAATCTATAAACCAAGCTATTCTTGAAAACAAAAGCAAATAAAAATCTCAAAAAGAAAGAGGTTGTGGACAAATAGGAAGAAAAGACAAAATTCAAATTAATCAAGAATCTTAAAACAATATaggtaataaaaaaattataaccaaAGAGGTCGATGTTATGGTCGAGAACATGACTAAGGCCACGAACATGGTAGAAATTATAAAAGGTCTAAAATAATGTTTGCAAAAGATATGGATAGTGCTCCTTTGAattttattataatcctaacaataaaggtgataagataaattttgtaaaaaaaagaGATGTTAAGTTTAATAAACAATAGATTTAGAATCAGAAAAATAATAAGTATCATTGTTGTATCAAGTTGTGAAGGAACATCTTCTTATGTTTGTTATGAGATATAACTAAGAGAACTACTCCAAGAACTTCGCGTGccataagaaaaattaattaagatttatgttgataataagtCAACTATTTCCTTCTAAGAATTCAGTCTATTATAAAAAATTGAAGCATAACGACACTAAATTGACCAACAAAGATAAAGGTAAATTatttaatccaacttattatcgACTTGATATATTATTTGGAGTTTGtttaataagtatatatatatatatatatatatatatatatatatatatatatatatatatatatatatatatatgtgtgtgtgtgtgtgtgtgtgtgtgtgtgtgtgtgtgtgtgtgtgtgtgtggggaaGCTCTTGAGACATCTCATTTAAAGGTTACTAAaagaattttataatatattaaaggAACAATTGATTATGATATATTATATTCATTATCTATAAGGTTAGAGCTCATTGGATATAATGACAGTAATTGAGTCGGAAACTATGATAGTAGGAAATGTATAATCGAATTTGTATTTTATCTTGGTGAAGCAACATTCATATGGTCTATAAAAAAACTATCATTGTTGTATCAAGTTGTGAAggaacatcttttttttttttttttttttgagatatacCTAATAAAACTAATCCAAGAACTTTGTGTGTGGAGAAGTTAattaagatttatgttgataataagtCAACTATTTCCTTCTAAGAATTCAGTCTATTATGAAAAATTAAAGCATAACAACATAAGATTTTTTGTAAAAGACCATAccaaaaacaaataaataaagttATTTCATGCTAAGACAAATGAACAAGTGGCTTATATACTTACAAACCTCTCCAATTTGAAGTATTTCAATAACTTCGAAAAAATCTTGATATGTTAGATGGAATAAGTTTAAGCGAGAAGAATATTGAAATTAAATTTGTCAAGGCATTATAAAGATATTTATTATATCAAGAGGTGAAATACGTTAATGACAtataaaagaataaattaaattgactattgatttttcaaaaaaaatttaatgaatgAAATGTATCATGAGGACTATGTAAACCCTAAGTGTTAGATCATGAAAGAAATAAAAGTTTTGGGtgagatataaaatattttattttatttttactttttgcTTGTGTGATAGCTGTATTTCTTCTCGTCGTGGTAGTTCAACATAAGAAACAATGAGGCATGCAAACGTTTTACTGTAGCCATGGAATGCGGCATATGGATTCCCATACTGGTAAAGGTTGGAGCTACCTGGCATATCCCTCTGTCACTTCCCTTCACAATGCAAAATGGATCTTGAAGGCCAGTTTGAACATGACCACTGTGCACTCCACCTTTCTGCAGATTGAACTTTGGAACGGCACGCCCATCAAAAAAGGGATTGGAGCCATCACTCACACCATATGGTTCGTTTGAAGTAACGACTGTTATGTTCAGATATTTCATCTCTGCGAATTCATTCTCACCATCATAGTTGTCCGCTTTGCTCATGATCGATATGGCCACACCAGAAGCGAAGGAGTCCCACATGAAGTAGCTCTGCAAATAGAGTCCAAATGACAAGCTGCCCGTGATCAGAAAGCATTTCACCAGGCAAGTACTGATAGAAACCTCATGAAGAACTCACTGTGTAGAACTGGTTGTCGAACCAGTTATCCCGAATGATTTTTAGAGATTTGAAACAGTATTGTGCCTCAAATGTTTCTTGCTGCTGTTGGAACACATCAAAGAATTCCTCATTGACGGGGATAGTGTTGGTTGAATCAAGTGGAACGAGAGTAACTGGAATCCCAGCATGAAAGACCTGCCTCAATGCAGTAGACATCAAATGAACTAATCTTTCTGTGTTTATGGAAAATAAATTAGAACTTGCACTGCACACAAGCAGTAATGATTGATTCTAGCAGAACTGTATTCAACTCAAAACAGATCCATGTATGACGGACTATTCACCTGGTATGCAGCAAAAGGATCTCCAAATATATTGAACTCTGCATAAGGATTGCTGGTGTATCCTGTAAACAGGTTCCCCTTATCGTCACAGTGCTGACGATCGCAAGAAGTGCTTGCATTGTTTGTGCAGCAAGGGTTCTTCGACCTTACACCACCTCCCATAATATAGATGTGCTCGATGTTCTTCTTCAGTTGTGGGTTTGTCATGAGAAACAAAGCAATGTTGGTGTGAGATCCAATAACAAAGAGCACAGTAGGGCCAGCAGAGACTGTGTCAATCAGGACTTTTTGAGCTGTGGGTTGCTGAAGAGGAATGTAACGCCTTCTGCCCTGGTGTTTTCAGGCACAAGCAGGATGTAGGCATCAGATCATTGAGAAGACCATGAAAGGTCGAAGAGCATGATCATGAACTATCAGAATTCAACCATTACTAGTTGGATTGAGTACCTGTGGGAGGAAGCTCCTACGCAAGCCATAGTTAGTGTTGACATCTAATCCTCCATGACCACCTACCGGAATCGCTTGTCGATAACGGCAGTCGCCTGCCGTCGACATGCCCTGAGATTTGCCCACGGTTAGCGCCTGGTTTCGCAGAAGCCGATAATATATATGAAGAAGAACCATGTAGATGTACCTGTTCTATTAGAGGGAGATAGCCACCAACATGTGGGAGTATGGTGCCGTCGTCCAGTATTCCACCATCACCTCCGACTCCGACGGGAATGTCGTCCCGGTTCATCATGTAAAGGATGTCGTACACATGATTGACAGCATGCCCTGCATCGGCCCATGCATTCGCGCTAATCGTAATAGCCTGAAATGATCATGCACGCCACCCAGAATTATGAAAGCAAATACAACTCCATGAGGATTAGGTTTAAACTTTTGATTCATGAGTTCTATTCTTCACTGCGGAAATGGAGATCACGACTGCAGGTACGGATGAGAAAACAGTCCCTTTGATCGGACATCACTGACACAAGCAATGCCATTACTGGATGAATGGCGGGAATCATACCTTGAGGTCGAACTGCGATTGGTTCTGCTTCAGCAGGTACAGAAGCGCAAAGAAGTCATCGGTATCCACGTCCGTGTCCAAGAGAATCCGGCGAGGATTCGCATCCACCACGCAGGATTTCCAACCAAGGAATTCCATCAGCACAAGGAACAGAAGCGCGACACTCCTTCCGGTTCTCGTCATCTCTTCCCCAACCGAGCATGCAAAAGAATCACCAACCTCTCAACTTAAATACAAGACGATTCTTGACCTCCAAACACATTCACAACGGACTCGTTCTACAAACGCACACAGACAGAGGTGAAGAGAAGAAGGATGAGAAACAAGCTGGGAGGTTACTGGAATTCTAAATCAAACAAGCTGGTTGTTTCAtctcttttccttttctattTCAAGTGAGGTATGGGTGGACCAAAGATAAGGCCACCATACATCTACTATGACAATCTGTTAGTCAAACATAAGTTGTCATAcctcatatttataaaaattaaatcattatctaaaaatctataatttataaaatgttttttaATTCAAAATTGATGCCTTtacaatattaaatatttttatctagAAAAAAGATTTAACTTTTTGTGAAtgtcataaatgataaaaaaatattctccATCTAGACATTAAAACTATTACAAATTAGTATGACACTCtaaaaacaaatataaaataaaaacatatcaataatTATACAAGttgataaaaattttgaaaaaaattataaaaattatattcaagaaacatattcaaatttaataattcaAAGACAACATTTCAATTCATTATAGAacttatatattaaataaataatgataCGTGTTATACAGtaaataaattcatgtatcagtCTTATGCGATGCATTTGGATGACATACACTATAGTAAAGTAATAATAGCATACATCACGATGATACACTCTCTCAATAATGCATACTTCATATGATAGATTCCTCCAAATACCAAATCGAGAGATCTAGTATCACTCACTCACCCAAGCAGAGACATATTCATCTTAACAACAAATGAATGAACCTTTTAGTTATTATTTTTGAAGGTCCTTTGATCCCCAGAGGAAATCACCGTACCTATCTTCGGTAGGAATACATAATTATCAATGATCATTCATTCATATTTATTTATCCATTCATTTATTCACATATATATCAAAATAGagtaatatgataaaatatcatgAGAGACTATATTTAGTATATGATTTGCTAGACTATGTACATTATAATAGACTTGTAACTCCTTTTCGATAAGGTACATTATTTAATGTGGACCACTTAGTATAGTCATATATAACATATGATAATTATCACATTAGTATCATCAActaaatctaaaaaataatagagaatcacaaattatgtctaaatcataacttCGAATTAAGATTTTAacttttatcaaatcataaaaaaattatgtatcaATCTCTTAACAGCTCTCAATCAACCTGAACCTTAATTTGAATAGGCCAATTGACTTACTGAGTTCAACTAGGACCTAACCGAATcaacttttaatttttattaaactaGTTTAAAATCATTGTAGACTAGTCTAATTTGAATTTAATCAACTTCAATTGATCCAATATGCTTGAATTGATCAAATTAATTCAAAATTGCACAGAATCGATTTGAGCTAGTAAAACTAGCCTAGTTTAATTAACTAATgagtttaaattaataaaataaaaataaattagattAGAATACATAATGCTAGTCTAGATAGGACCACTCCACCTCTGATAGTAGCCTAAGTTGAGGTGTAATAGGCTAGGTAAAGGGACTACGACATTGGCTATGTTATGATTAGTTCATGAGTTGAGATTAGACCAGTCCACCTCAGAGCCTTGATAGTAGCCTAAGTTGAGGTGCAATAGGCTAAGCAAAGGGACTACGATATGGGCTATGTTATGATTAGTTCATGAGTTGGGATTGCTTGTGACCACACGAGCTTGGTATGCTGAACTCGTAAGTTAGGCCTACTTGTGGCCTTACGGGTTGGACGTGACTTATGGGCTGAACTAAGAACCAACTAACCCTTtttgtttaatttaattttaaataattagttttatgtagatcaaatcattgaACATAACTAATGGTTGTAGATAAACATGATGAAATTGcatattaagaaagaaaataacatataaattaaTCGACTTAAAACGTAAAAGAAATCAAGTAAGAATGCTTCAAAAAATTAACATCATAAACTAAACACCACATCAATAATATGAAAACAACTATAATAtaatttagatttaaatctaaataaAGAAAACTTTAgataactaaaaaataaaattttatttttaggaaaAGTAGGGAACCTACGTATCTTTGGTACTCCCTCCTAAATCCTTTCATCACTAACATTGGTGAGAATGAATAAAAAGTAACTCAAGAGATTAACCCACTTCAAcaagtaaaaataatttaatttttattattaaattatttattttattttcatatacaaaaATGAAATTCGAAATAATTACTTACTAAAAGTTGCATCACCCATTaggaaataaatatattataatcgaCTACATTCTTAAATTTTTGACATGATAAAGGAAACCAATTTTAATTATTTCCCTAATCATATTATACAAACAAGGTAATTAATCATTTAGATAAAATAATACATTAATTATGGTTATTTGATTTATAGCACTAAGAGAAATCTTTGTTCATTACATTTCTCCCCATAGAAAAAATGAtcctaaaaaataatattaattcaaCATAGTTCACGGATGGAGTACTAagtcaaaagataaatctaagtcaatttgaaaatatttatattcaGTTCTTTTTTTAAGTACATAATATAGAAAAAACTTAGCAAACTCATTCAATAAATTTGGTTCTAAATAACCCAAGTAAAGTGATAATTAATAACATATCAAAATTTACttcatttttataaaatatacatCCCATAAagcattataatttttaaatttaaaaattgattaGTTGTTGACATAGAATAAAcattgagattatatatatatatatatatatatatatatataactcaacaAACTAAAACAATTGAAAGGATAAAAATCTATTAAtctattcaatatatatatttttataattcataAAAGATGAAAAGTTAATGGTTTTAGAATAACTATGACCAAGATAGGCtatattttttatgcaatgtTGGTATAAAAAATCGATATTAACATGATAAAACTTTAGGTGTTCTGGGTTCTAATGGTCGATAAATCAGACAGAAGATTTTTCTCGTAGAATAGTGACAGCTAGCTTAAATTGAAAGGTGTAACTAGATTTACTAGTAAATATTGACCGGTGATGTGTCATtcattttctattattttttgttttagaACTTACCTCCTgtacttaaattttttaattattctatTATTTGTCATCGTTTCTTATTGCTTACCTTTTTATATTCATGTGTCTAAGATAATATTTGCAACCATTTCCAACATTAAGACAACGTAGCTTATGTCTAAGATTCTGCATATCTGCTCGCTTTGAATCTGCATGAAAGATTTGCCATCATGCGATCTACAAAATGCCTCAAAAAATACTTGTTTATCGAACTTATATCTGTTCTCTCTTTGTACAGCTATTGCCTTAGCCTTAGTTTGAGGGAGCGCATCATGGAAGAAGATCGGAAGAGATCAATAGAAAAGTTTATAGGACTATGTTGATAACTATAGTGATATCATTTTCTTTCCACGTTACTTAAGAGAAGCTTTGTTgccagtcatatatatatatatttgtcaacCTTGGTTGGCAAGTTACACACGAATGTTTTAGATGCATGCATTTATAGGAGATTTTGTATCTTTTGTTCATCATCACTAGAGGTGTCGGGTCCGATGTATTCTCTCTCTACATATCCATCTGATGCCAACCATGAGGTGGTataatattaatagtatattttgTGGAGGTGTATAGGTCTACAATAAGTATCATACATAATGTACGTGGCTTCAGACCTACCATCAACTATAATCCATAGATGCTGACAATGCTTCCAACTCTTCAAAGCATGCACAGAAAACCATGAAGGTGTAAAAGAATAATAATTGTTCATTGCTATTCCAAATCAAGTGTTTTGTTCTACAAGCGAAGAGATCACAATTGAGTGATCCAAAATGAAGGCTATGGATGAAAAGGAGCTTAAGATATTAACCACTATCCTTGATTGATCCACCCTCGAATAAAACGAATTCTTCTTCACTTTCTTTTTCGAGGAGGAATCATCGCCTTCAAGTAGTGTAAGCGACgattgtaaatatatatatatatattaaaatctaaaatcaaataataatatatcaaatttatgatgtatatatttcgttatcatttaaaaaaaaattatttgatttatgcATACATTGTCATTGGATTCAAAAACTATAATAAGAAGATGAGAGAAGATCAATAATCACTCAATAATATCATGTATCATCATCTCCTCTTATTTACGTATCCATGTATTCTATTGTTCACACTGACTATGTAGAAGGTATTGTCCTTTTATATATGAAAACAAAGtgtctagaataaataattaagatttctCTGGATCATCTCTTGAGAAATCACTTAATAATATCATGTATCATCTCTTGAGAAATCctatcataattaaattttctttcttttaatcgataatcatgatcaaaattcaatcgtaTTTATGAGAAATCCTACCATGATTTCATTGAATCTTACCACACCAagtcctaagataaaattttacaatcataagGCTTGATTAGTTACTTCAAAGCATATCATAAAATGATACACCATtttcttatatatgtatatatatatatatatatgtatatatatatatatgtatatatatatatatgtatatatatatatatgtatatatatatatatatatgtatatatatatatatatatatgtatgtatgtatatatatatgtatgtatatatatatatatatgtatgtatatatatatatgtatatatatatatatatatgtatatatatatatatacatatatatacatatatatatatatgtatatatatatatatatacatatatatatatatgtatatatatatatatatacatatacatatatatatatatatatatatatatatatatgtatatatatgtatatgtatatatatgtatatatatatatatgtatatatatgtatatgtatatatatgtatatatgtatatgtatatgtatatatatatacatatatatacatatacatatatacatatacatatatacatatatatatatatatatatactttctatAAGATACAAGATACATATGAATGTTTAGATGCATGCATTTATAATAGATTTTGGATCGTTGTTATCACATcttagatttataaaaaaaaatttattattttattattcataatttatataaattaatttttcatCCATGAATTCAAATCGTTGTCTTtataatagtaaatattttattagcTAAAAAAAAGACcgataaaaaaatcttttttaccTAAATCTCATATCTATTTAAAAGTAGTAAAttactttgaaaataaagataagataaaaatatatcaataacTATATGTATTGGTAAGGACATATgagaaatcataaaaataatttttaatattcgtaaaacat comes from the Musa acuminata AAA Group cultivar baxijiao chromosome BXJ1-10, Cavendish_Baxijiao_AAA, whole genome shotgun sequence genome and includes:
- the LOC135595568 gene encoding nucleoside hydrolase 3-like, with translation MTRTGRSVALLFLVLMEFLGWKSCVVDANPRRILLDTDVDTDDFFALLYLLKQNQSQFDLKAITISANAWADAGHAVNHVYDILYMMNRDDIPVGVGGDGGILDDGTILPHVGGYLPLIEQGMSTAGDCRYRQAIPVGGHGGLDVNTNYGLRRSFLPQGRRRYIPLQQPTAQKVLIDTVSAGPTVLFVIGSHTNIALFLMTNPQLKKNIEHIYIMGGGVRSKNPCCTNNASTSCDRQHCDDKGNLFTGYTSNPYAEFNIFGDPFAAYQVFHAGIPVTLVPLDSTNTIPVNEEFFDVFQQQQETFEAQYCFKSLKIIRDNWFDNQFYTSYFMWDSFASGVAISIMSKADNYDGENEFAEMKYLNITVVTSNEPYGVSDGSNPFFDGRAVPKFNLQKGGVHSGHVQTGLQDPFCIVKGSDRGICQDGYTKEVAGPEAVQVLVAQEAKPNQDVHSPLNRQFFKSFLDVLNVHHPSGRFNFTTEFPFYREILYKPNRTSRTRGRPVVLDMDMSAGDFIALIYLLKAPVDIVDLKGILVSGNGWATAATIDIIYDVLHMMGRDDVPVGLGNLTALGAPSLGCKYVKAIPQGSGGLLDSDTLYGLGRTLPRSPRSYTVENPVRFGALGNTDQPKLRQALALEVWQSISRALQPGEKLTVLTNGPLTNLANIIDLDKSAAEVIQDVYVVGGQVIDGKNKRGNVFTVPSNEFAEFNMFLDPVAAKKVMESNLRITLIPLSAQQKVSSFKRTLQNLKIAEKTPESIFAHSLLSLLDKLQQKQPKLYNHMEIFLGEVLGAVFLVEHSKLNATMQTEKITVLTGNMSLDGQITVDKRYGKLVNIVDEFDSEAYYKLLGDLLGDKQQSAVIGSFEEQQKIWRTPPK